The Fimbriimonas ginsengisoli Gsoil 348 genome window below encodes:
- a CDS encoding S41 family peptidase, giving the protein MNTSKNIAAILGIAGCLVLGFSYRDLQQGQLPPIRSVNMLFGVKTTAKTSPEQVFKQSYQRILSSYVHPVKAQDLKYAGMSGLMASLGDPHTLFLPPAQAQEFADETRANFFGVGAKLSSDPRGAKVAVVFDDGPAYAAGLRKDDVIVSVEGKSVAGLDVTEIVKRVKGPEGTLVHLLISRPGTAKPTPINIRRARIISPTVEGVYFKESNVGYLNVTQFAEPTTMQFERELDKLERNPMKGLVIDLRGNPGGLLETAVDMLSLFVRDKVAVKMRFRDGHEETAHTSSGALRQFNYPVAILINEDSASAAEIFAGVLKDYNKAILVGNHSYGKASVQNVFPMVDNSSAKITIARYYLPMTPFIGRKVDEDGVFLTGGLEPSVKVDLDWDKTEPVLGEPKRDSQLARAIQVLQDKAR; this is encoded by the coding sequence GTGAACACATCCAAGAACATCGCCGCCATCCTCGGCATCGCCGGCTGCCTCGTTTTAGGATTTTCCTATCGGGATCTTCAACAGGGTCAATTGCCGCCGATCCGGTCGGTGAACATGCTGTTCGGCGTGAAGACGACCGCCAAAACCAGCCCCGAGCAGGTGTTCAAGCAGTCTTACCAGCGGATCCTCTCCTCGTATGTGCATCCGGTAAAGGCGCAGGACCTCAAGTACGCGGGCATGTCCGGCCTCATGGCCTCCCTGGGCGATCCGCACACCCTGTTCCTCCCGCCAGCGCAGGCGCAGGAGTTTGCTGACGAAACGCGGGCCAACTTCTTCGGAGTGGGAGCGAAACTCTCTTCGGACCCTCGGGGCGCGAAAGTGGCGGTGGTGTTCGATGACGGGCCCGCTTACGCGGCCGGGCTTCGCAAAGACGACGTCATTGTGTCGGTTGAAGGGAAGTCGGTCGCGGGGCTGGACGTGACAGAGATCGTCAAGCGGGTCAAGGGTCCGGAAGGCACCTTGGTACACCTGCTGATCTCTCGTCCTGGCACGGCCAAGCCGACGCCGATCAACATCCGCCGGGCCCGGATCATTTCGCCGACGGTGGAAGGGGTCTACTTCAAAGAGAGCAACGTCGGGTACCTCAACGTCACCCAGTTCGCGGAGCCCACCACGATGCAGTTCGAGCGGGAGCTCGACAAGCTGGAGCGCAATCCGATGAAAGGCTTGGTCATCGACCTGCGCGGCAATCCGGGTGGATTGTTGGAAACCGCCGTCGACATGCTGAGCTTGTTCGTCCGCGACAAGGTGGCAGTAAAGATGCGGTTCCGGGACGGACACGAAGAGACCGCCCACACCAGTTCGGGGGCTCTGCGGCAGTTCAACTATCCGGTCGCGATCCTCATCAACGAAGACTCGGCCAGCGCCGCGGAGATCTTCGCCGGTGTGCTCAAGGATTACAACAAAGCAATCCTGGTGGGCAACCACAGCTATGGTAAGGCATCGGTGCAGAACGTCTTCCCGATGGTCGATAACTCCAGCGCCAAGATCACGATCGCGCGCTACTACCTTCCGATGACTCCGTTCATCGGTCGGAAAGTGGATGAAGACGGCGTCTTCCTCACCGGCGGCCTCGAGCCATCGGTCAAGGTC